One Symphalangus syndactylus isolate Jambi chromosome 20, NHGRI_mSymSyn1-v2.1_pri, whole genome shotgun sequence DNA segment encodes these proteins:
- the LOC129469485 gene encoding keratin, type I cuticular Ha3-II isoform X1 has translation MPYNFCLPSLSCRTSCSSRPCVPPSCHGCTLPGACNIPANVSSCNWFCEGSFNGSEKETMQFLNDRLASYLEKVRQLERDNAELENLIRERSQQQEPLLCPSYQSYFKTIEELQQKILCSKSENARLVVQIDNAKLAADDFRTKYQTEQSLRQLVESDINSLRRILDELTLCRSDLEAQVESLKEELLSLKQNHEQEVNTLRCQLGDRLNVEVDAAPAVDLNQVLNETRSQYEALVETNRREVEQWFATQTEELNKQVVSSSEQLQSCQAEIIELRRTVNALEIELQAQHNLRDSLENTLTESEARYSSQLSQVQRLITNVESQLAEIRSDLERQNQEYQVLLDVRARLECEINTYRSLLESEDCKLPSNPCATTNACEKPIGSCVTNLCVPRSLCGPCNTFGY, from the exons ATGCCCTACAACTTCTGCCTGCCCAGCCTGAGCTGCCGCACCAGCTGCTCCTCCCGGCCCTGCGTGCCCCCCAGCTGCCACGGCTGCACCCTGCCCGGGGCCTGCAACATCCCTGCCAATGTGAGCAGCTGCAACTGGTTCTGTGAGGGCTCCTTCAATGGCAGCGAGAAGGAGACTATGCAGTTCCTGAACGACCGCCTGGCCAGCTACCTGGAGAAGGTGCGTCAGCTGGAGCGGGACAACGCGGAGCTGGAGAACCTCATCCGGGAGCGGTCCCAGCAGCAGGAGCCCTTGCTGTGCCCCAGCTACCAGTCCTACTTCAAGACCATTGAGGAGCTCCAGCAGAAG ATCCTGTGCAGCAAGTCTGAGAATGCCAGGCTGGTGGTGCAGATCGACAATGCCAAGCTGGCTGCAGATGACTTCAGAACCAA GTACCAGACGGAGCAGTCCCTGCGGCAGCTGGTGGAGTCTGACATCAACAGCCTGCGCAGGATTCTGGATGAGCTGACCCTGTGCAGGTCTGACCTGGAGGCCCAGGTGGAGTCCCTGAAGGAGGAGCTGCTGTCCCTCAAGCAGAACCATGAGCAG GAAGTCAACACCTTGCGCTGCCAGCTTGGAGACCGCCTCAACGTGGAGGTGGACGCTGCCCCCGCTGTGGACCTGAACCAGGTCCTGAATGAGACCAGGAGTCAGTATGAGGCCCTGGTGGAAACCAACCGCAGGGAAGTGGAGCAATGGTTCGCCACGCAG ACTGAGGAGCTGAACAAGCAGGTGGTGTCCAGCTCAGAGCAGCTGCAGTCCTGCCAGGCGGAGATCATCGAGCTGAGACGCACGGTCAATGCCCTGGAGATAGAGCTACAGGCCCAGCACAACCTG CGAGACTCTCTGGAAAACACGCTGACAGAGAGCGAGGCCCGCTACAGCTCCCAGCTGTCTCAGGTGCAGAGACTGATCACGAACGTGGAGTCCCAGCTGGCGGAGATCCGCAGTGACCTGGAGCGGCAGAACCAGGAGTACCAGGTGCTGCTGGATGTACGTGCCCGGCTGGAGTGTGAGATCAACACGTACCGGAGCCTGCTGGAGAGCGAGGACTGCAA GCTGCCCTCCAACCCCTGTGCCACCACCAATGCATGTGAAAAGCCCATTGGATCCTGTGTCACCAATCTTTGTGTTCCTCGTTCCCTCTGTGGGCCCTGCAACACCTTTGGGTACTAG
- the LOC129469486 gene encoding keratin, type I cuticular Ha4, with protein sequence MSYSCCLPSLGCRTSCSSRPCVPPSCHGCTLPGACNIPANVSNCNWFCEGSFNGSEKETMQFLNDRLASYLEKVHQLERDNAELEKLIQERSQQQEPLLCPSYQSYFKTIEELQQKILCGKAENARLVVNIDNAKLASDDFRSKYQTEQSLRRLVESDINSIRRILDELTLCKSDLESQVESLREELICLKKNHEEEVNTLRSQLGDRLNVEVDAAPAVDLNQVLNETRSQYEALVETNRREVEQWFATQTEELNKQVVSSSEQLQSCQAEIIELRRTVNALEIELQAQHNLRDSLENTLTESEARYSSQLSQVQRLITNVESQLAEIRCDLERQNQEYQVLLDVRARLECEINTYRSLLESEDCKLPCNPCATTNASGNFCGPCGTSQKGCCN encoded by the exons ATGTCTTACAGTTGTTGCCTGCCCAGCCTGGGCTGTCGCACCAGCTGCTCCTCCCGGCCCTGCGTGCCCCCCAGCTGCCACGGCTGCACCCTGCCCGGGGCCTGCAACATCCCTGCCAATGTGAGCAACTGCAACTGGTTCTGTGAGGGCTCCTTCAATGGCAGCGAGAAGGAGACTATGCAGTTCCTGAACGACCGCCTGGCCAGCTACCTGGAGAAGGTGCATCAGCTGGAGCGGGACAACGCGGAGCTGGAGAAACTCATCCAGGAGCGGTCCCAGCAGCAGGAGCCCTTGCTGTGCCCCAGCTACCAGTCCTACTTCAAGACCATTGAGGAGCTCCAGCAGAAG ATTCTGTGTGGCAAGGCTGAGAATGCCAGGCTGGTGGTGAACATTGACAATGCCAAGCTGGCCTCTGACGACTTCAGAAGCAA GTACCAGACGGAGCAGTCCCTGAGGCGGCTGGTGGAGTCGGACATCAACAGCATACGCAGGATCCTGGATGAGCTGACCCTCTGCAAGTCCGACCTGGAGTCCCAGGTGGAGTCCCTGAGGGAGGAGCTGATCTGCTTGAAGAAGAACCATGAGGAG GAGGTTAACACCCTGCGCTCACAGCTTGGAGACCGCCTCAACGTGGAGGTGGACGCTGCCCCTGCTGTGGATCTGAACCAGGTCCTGAACGAGACCAGGAGTCAGTATGAGGCTCTGGTGGAAACCAACCGCAGGGAAGTGGAGCAATGGTTCGCCACGCAG ACCGAGGAGCTGAACAAGCAGGTGGTATCCAGCTCAGAGCAGCTGCAGTCCTGCCAGGCGGAGATCATCGAGCTGAGACGCACGGTCAATGCCCTGGAGATAGAGCTACAGGCCCAGCACAACCTG CGAGACTCTCTGGAAAACACGCTGACGGAGAGCGAGGCCCGCTACAGCTCCCAGCTGTCTCAGGTGCAGAGACTGATCACCAACGTGGAGTCCCAGCTGGCAGAGATCCGCTGTGACCTGGAGCGGCAGAACCAGGAGTACCAGGTGCTGCTGGACGTGCGGGCCCGGCTGGAGTGTGAGATCAACACATACCGGAGCCTCCTGGAGAGCGAGGACTGCAA GCTCCCCTGCAACCCATGCGCCACCACCAATGCTAGTGGCAACTTCTGTGGACCCTGTGGCACCTCTCAAAAGGGTTGCTGTAATTGA
- the LOC129469485 gene encoding keratin, type I cuticular Ha3-II isoform X2: MPYNFCLPSLSCRTSCSSRPCVPPSCHGCTLPGACNIPANVSSCNWFCEGSFNGSEKETMQFLNDRLASYLEKVRQLERDNAELENLIRERSQQQEPLLCPSYQSYFKTIEELQQKILCSKSENARLVVQIDNAKLAADDFRTKYQTEQSLRQLVESDINSLRRILDELTLCRSDLEAQVESLKEELLSLKQNHEQEVNTLRCQLGDRLNVEVDAAPAVDLNQVLNETRSQYEALVETNRREVEQWFATQTEELNKQVVSSSEQLQSCQAEIIELRRTVNALEIELQAQHNLVYSLENTLTESEARYSSQLSQVQRLITNVESQLAEIRSDLERQNQEYQVLLDVRARLECEINTYRSLLESEDCKLPSNPCATTNACEKPIGSCVTNLCVPRSLCGPCNTFGY, translated from the exons ATGCCCTACAACTTCTGCCTGCCCAGCCTGAGCTGCCGCACCAGCTGCTCCTCCCGGCCCTGCGTGCCCCCCAGCTGCCACGGCTGCACCCTGCCCGGGGCCTGCAACATCCCTGCCAATGTGAGCAGCTGCAACTGGTTCTGTGAGGGCTCCTTCAATGGCAGCGAGAAGGAGACTATGCAGTTCCTGAACGACCGCCTGGCCAGCTACCTGGAGAAGGTGCGTCAGCTGGAGCGGGACAACGCGGAGCTGGAGAACCTCATCCGGGAGCGGTCCCAGCAGCAGGAGCCCTTGCTGTGCCCCAGCTACCAGTCCTACTTCAAGACCATTGAGGAGCTCCAGCAGAAG ATCCTGTGCAGCAAGTCTGAGAATGCCAGGCTGGTGGTGCAGATCGACAATGCCAAGCTGGCTGCAGATGACTTCAGAACCAA GTACCAGACGGAGCAGTCCCTGCGGCAGCTGGTGGAGTCTGACATCAACAGCCTGCGCAGGATTCTGGATGAGCTGACCCTGTGCAGGTCTGACCTGGAGGCCCAGGTGGAGTCCCTGAAGGAGGAGCTGCTGTCCCTCAAGCAGAACCATGAGCAG GAAGTCAACACCTTGCGCTGCCAGCTTGGAGACCGCCTCAACGTGGAGGTGGACGCTGCCCCCGCTGTGGACCTGAACCAGGTCCTGAATGAGACCAGGAGTCAGTATGAGGCCCTGGTGGAAACCAACCGCAGGGAAGTGGAGCAATGGTTCGCCACGCAG ACTGAGGAGCTGAACAAGCAGGTGGTGTCCAGCTCAGAGCAGCTGCAGTCCTGCCAGGCGGAGATCATCGAGCTGAGACGCACGGTCAATGCCCTGGAGATAGAGCTACAGGCCCAGCACAACCTGGTGT ACTCTCTGGAAAACACGCTGACAGAGAGCGAGGCCCGCTACAGCTCCCAGCTGTCTCAGGTGCAGAGACTGATCACGAACGTGGAGTCCCAGCTGGCGGAGATCCGCAGTGACCTGGAGCGGCAGAACCAGGAGTACCAGGTGCTGCTGGATGTACGTGCCCGGCTGGAGTGTGAGATCAACACGTACCGGAGCCTGCTGGAGAGCGAGGACTGCAA GCTGCCCTCCAACCCCTGTGCCACCACCAATGCATGTGAAAAGCCCATTGGATCCTGTGTCACCAATCTTTGTGTTCCTCGTTCCCTCTGTGGGCCCTGCAACACCTTTGGGTACTAG